A stretch of Helicobacter pylori DNA encodes these proteins:
- a CDS encoding OriC activity response regulator — MKILIIEDDLALARSISHNLHDLGHFCEIISSISEENKEPYDVILVSSKVCTQGRCEHFVRYNSKQIIIMMASHVNEDGVNKPIQAGARDYILKPFKMDELLRKIQYHKAYQEMTARLGFYENYLDFIHAELPLPKDFSYRPPFIIHTPSQELANAYLLQYAKERQMDFSFFSLKDTTWKELYKNKDKLERPFYIMHLEELKKDEQLKLLELARSCPIVLSYTHKEPLEFPKIVSIGCGNRPLNLFSNHTTFLSIQEYEREAIRHFSSTCTDTELANKLGISRKSLWEKRRKYNLPRK; from the coding sequence ATGAAAATCTTAATCATTGAAGACGATTTAGCGCTAGCCAGGAGTATTTCGCATAATTTGCATGATTTAGGGCATTTTTGCGAGATCATCTCTAGCATTTCAGAAGAAAATAAAGAGCCTTATGATGTGATTTTGGTTTCTTCTAAAGTTTGCACTCAAGGGCGTTGCGAACACTTTGTGCGTTATAATTCCAAGCAAATCATTATCATGATGGCTTCGCATGTCAATGAAGATGGCGTGAATAAACCCATTCAAGCGGGAGCGAGAGATTATATTCTAAAACCTTTTAAAATGGATGAATTGTTGCGTAAGATCCAATACCACAAAGCCTACCAAGAAATGACCGCTCGCCTAGGATTTTATGAAAATTACTTAGACTTTATCCATGCGGAATTGCCCTTGCCTAAAGATTTTTCTTACCGGCCGCCCTTTATCATCCACACGCCCTCTCAAGAGCTTGCGAACGCTTATTTATTGCAATACGCTAAAGAAAGGCAAATGGATTTTTCTTTTTTCTCTTTAAAGGATACCACTTGGAAAGAACTATACAAGAATAAAGACAAACTAGAACGCCCTTTTTACATCATGCATTTAGAAGAGCTTAAAAAAGATGAGCAATTGAAATTGTTAGAATTGGCCCGTTCATGCCCTATTGTTTTGTCCTATACCCATAAAGAACCCCTAGAATTTCCTAAAATTGTGAGCATTGGATGCGGCAACAGACCCCTAAATTTGTTTAGCAACCACACGACTTTCCTTTCCATTCAAGAATATGAAAGAGAAGCGATCAGGCATTTTTCTTCTACTTGCACCGATACAGAATTGGCTAACAAGCTTGGCATTAGCCGCAAAAGCCTTTGGGAAAAACGCCGGAAGTATAACTTACCGCGCAAATAA